One Cetobacterium ceti genomic window carries:
- a CDS encoding DUF1007 family protein, with product MKKLLISLFTIINTIIYSHPHVFFETNFLLHLNKENYIIINLYLDESNTLIFSSDNKIKNINDIKENEIDFIKEIKNHFRIKHNNNLEKGKLIFENAFIKDNQLNIKLKYILKKKINKNDQIKFSIYDNNYYYTYDYDKYSLQIDSQDLITKINLKENKNEAYYFNMIYPLEYEVNFN from the coding sequence ATGAAGAAACTATTAATATCATTATTTACTATAATAAATACTATTATATATTCACATCCACATGTTTTTTTTGAGACTAATTTTTTATTACATTTAAATAAAGAAAACTATATAATTATAAATTTATATTTAGATGAATCAAATACACTAATTTTTTCTAGTGATAATAAGATAAAAAATATTAATGATATTAAAGAAAATGAAATAGATTTTATAAAAGAAATAAAAAATCACTTTAGAATTAAGCATAATAATAATTTAGAAAAGGGAAAATTAATATTTGAAAATGCTTTTATTAAAGATAATCAACTAAATATAAAACTTAAATATATTTTAAAGAAAAAAATTAATAAAAATGACCAAATTAAGTTTTCTATTTATGATAATAATTACTATTATACATATGATTATGATAAATATTCTTTGCAAATAGATTCTCAAGATTTAATAACTAAAATTAACTTGAAGGAAAATAAAAATGAAGCATATTATTTCAATATGATTTATCCTTTAGAATATGAGGTGAATTTCAATTAA